One genomic window of Candidatus Nitrospira inopinata includes the following:
- a CDS encoding isoprenyl transferase, whose protein sequence is MRHQPVVSLDQLSESELAARLDPDLLPKHVAVIMDGNGRWAELRGLPRIEGHREGINSVREMISLCLELGIQALTIYAFSQENWNRPSQEINALMGLLEHYLSTERTGLIEQRVRFRAIGRIELLPPSARHWVRRTEQETAHLDKMTLAVALSYGGRSEIVDAVRSLLADAQAGVIEGGQIDEPLFQQYLYTHPLPDPDLLIRTSGETRISNFLLWQSAYTELCFTPTLWPDFRRREFLLALLEYQKRERRFGRILSAISS, encoded by the coding sequence ATGAGACACCAGCCCGTAGTCAGCCTTGATCAACTCTCGGAGAGCGAGTTGGCGGCCAGATTGGATCCCGATCTGTTGCCCAAACACGTTGCCGTCATCATGGACGGCAACGGGCGGTGGGCCGAATTGCGCGGCCTTCCCCGCATCGAAGGGCATCGCGAAGGCATCAACTCCGTCAGGGAAATGATCTCGCTCTGCTTGGAGCTCGGCATCCAGGCCCTGACGATCTACGCGTTTTCCCAAGAAAATTGGAACAGACCCAGCCAGGAAATCAACGCGCTCATGGGTCTTCTCGAACATTATCTCTCGACGGAACGAACGGGCCTGATCGAGCAACGGGTTCGATTTCGAGCCATCGGCCGTATCGAACTCCTCCCGCCGTCGGCGCGGCATTGGGTCCGCAGAACCGAGCAAGAAACCGCCCATCTGGACAAAATGACCCTGGCGGTGGCCTTGAGTTACGGAGGTCGGTCGGAAATCGTCGATGCCGTGAGATCGCTGCTGGCCGATGCGCAGGCCGGCGTCATCGAGGGTGGACAGATTGATGAACCCTTGTTCCAACAGTACTTATATACGCATCCGCTTCCCGATCCCGATCTTCTGATTCGGACGAGCGGGGAAACGCGGATCAGCAACTTTCTGCTCTGGCAGTCGGCCTATACGGAGCTGTGCTTCACCCCGACGTTGTGGCCGGATTTTCGCCGGCGCGAATTTTTGTTGGCGCTGTTGGAATATCAAAAACGGGAGCGCCGCTTCGGGCGAATCTTGAGCGCGATCTCCTCCTAG